The proteins below are encoded in one region of Apostichopus japonicus isolate 1M-3 chromosome 22, ASM3797524v1, whole genome shotgun sequence:
- the LOC139964381 gene encoding TNF receptor-associated factor 3-like, with translation MAKPSNSDYEDDRSFNSSDEILTSIYTDLSKLTITENGRSEAFNTLIPNSMKTLLRGLCATRESTKAQCQVLIQLQELLEKKGSEVNDLEKLLKEVLRLTRELRKDLVQVETKLAMHDATLAGFWTAFEVSRNGVLLWEINGYKEKKQEAISGLRTSFYSEGFYSDPHGYLMCARVYLNGDGVGKQTHLSVFFAIKKGKFDDILKWPFGLRVQFSLLHQNGGDPLTDAFRPDPNSSSFKKPTRESNIASGCPMFASQQDVENGGYLKNDKIWIKVTVGQ, from the exons ATCATTCAACTCTTCCGACGAGATT CTGACCAGCATTTATACAGATCTTTCGAAGCTGACTATAACG GAAAACGGGAGGAGTGAGGCGTTCAACACATTAATTCCAAATTCCATGAAGACATTACTTCGAGGTCTCTGTGCCACTCGAGAGTCGACCAAAGCTCAATGTCAGGTTTTGATCCAACTTCAAGAGTTATTGGAAAAGAAAGGCAGCGAGGTGAATGATCTGGAAAAGTTATTAAAGGAGGTCCTAAGATTGACGCGAGAGCTGAGGAAAGACTTGGTACAAGTTGAGACGAAGTTGGCAATGCACGATGCTACCTTAGCAGGGTTTTGGACGGCGTTTGAAGTTTCGCGTAACGGGGTTCTTTTGTGGGAGATTAACGGTTACAAAGAGAAGAAACAAGAAGCTATATCTGGCCTCCGAACCTCTTTCTACTCCGAGGGTTTCTACAGCGACCCCCATGGTTACCTGATGTGCGCGCGTGTTTACCTTAATGGCGACGGAGTCGGTAAACAGACTCATCTGTCTGTCTTCTTCGCGATCAAGAAGGGGAAATTCGATGATATCCTAAAATGGCCGTTCGGTTTGAGGGTTCAATTCAGCCTGTTGCACCAAAACGGTGGTGACCCTCTCACCGACGCTTTTAGACCCGACCCAAACAGCTCATCCTTTAAGAAACCGACAAGAGAGAGCAACATAGCATCCGGTTGCCCAATGTTTGCATCCCAGCAAGACGTTGAAAACGGGGGATAccttaaaaatgacaaaatttggaTAAAAGTCACTGTAGGGCAGTAA